The following DNA comes from Nocardia sp. XZ_19_385.
CCGACCTCCTGGCCGTCGGCGATCTGGAAGGTCGCACCGGCGGTGGACTTCGGGGCCACCGTGTGGAAGGTGCCCTCGATCGGGACCGGCTGGTTGTCGGCGCCGCGCGCGGTACCGGTCCAGGTGTAGGCCGCGTCGTAGCCGAGCGGTTCGGTGATCTTGTAACTGCGCTTGTCCGGGCTCAATTCGCCCTTGACCTGCTTACCGCCGGCGTTGCTCAGGGCGACCTGATCGATGACGCCATTGCTGACGTCGACCGAGACCGGCGCGGTCGGATTGACGTCCTCCGCGTCGCTGCCGGGGGTGATCGTCACCTTCGCGACCGGGCCGCCCGCCTCGGCGTGACCGCCCTCCTCCTTCGAGCAGCCCGCCACAAGGGCGATGACTACGAGGAGAAGCATCGACAGGACGCCGACCGGTCTGCGGATCACGGGACGGTTGTTCACTGTCTCGAATTTACCCGCGAGGGTTAGTTCGATCGGCTATCAAAGCGGCAGGATGCCCGTTTTGCCTGGTTAGAGGGTCAGGCCGACCGTCACCGGTTCCGGCTCCAGATGGATACCGAAGCGGGCCTCCACACCCTCGCGCACTTTCCGGGCCAAGGCCACCAGCTCGCCCGCGGTGGCAGCCCCCCGGTTCGTCACGGCCAGCGTGTGTTTCGTGGACAGCCGGGCCGGCGCTTCGGGCCCCGGGAAACCCTTCCCGAAACCGGCCCGTTCGATGAGCCAGCCCGCGGAGAATTTGACGCCGTCGGGCGCCGGGTAAGTGGGAATCGTGACATCGCCCACATGGGCGGTAATCAGCGCCCGAATCTCGTCTACGCGCGCGTGCGGCACCACCGGATTGGTGAAGAAGGAGCCCGCGCTCCAGGTGTCGTGATCGGCCGGATCGAGCACCATGCCCTTGCCCGCACGCAACCGCAGCACCACGGCCCGGACCTGCGCGGCCGGACGGGTGCCACCGTCGGTGACCGCCAGCGTGGTGGCCAGCTCGCCATAGCGCAGCGGGGCGCTGGTGCCGGACGGGTCCAGCGCGAACTCGACCCTGAGGACGACCGCGTCATCGCTGTGCTTGAGCTTGCTGGTGCGGTATCCGAAACCGAGTTCAGCGGGTTCGGCCCAGCGGGTCGCACCGCTCGCGCGGTCCAGGAGTTCCACCCGGCGCAGCAGGCTCGCGACCTCCACGCCGTAGGCCCCCACGTTCTGCACCGGGGTCGCACCCGCGGAACCCGGTATGCCGGAAAGACATTCGAGCCCACCGAAGCCCGCGTCGATCGTCTGCGCGACGACACCGTCCCAATTGGCGCCCGCCTCGGCGATCACACCGTCGGCACCGAGCTCGACACCCGTCGTCGCGACCTTGACGACTACGCCGTCGAAACCGTCGTCGCTGATCAGGAGATTGGATCCGCCCGCGATCAACAGCACCGGAATGCCCTTGCTGTCGAGCGCGCGCACCGTCGCCACCAGCGCCTCCGTGGAGGCGCATTCGGCGACCGTCGCCGGACCGCCGACCCGCAGCGTCGTCAGGTCCGCGAGCCGCACCGATTCACGCAATTCCGCGCCGCTTCCGGCCAGCAATTCGCGCAAATTGTCCGATGACACCACCCGTGAAGTTCGCACGCCCCAGACGGTAGCGTGTTCGTCCATGGCTACACCCTTGGCGTACACGGCTCGCTACTCCCACCCGGCCGCCGCCGTCCGCGCGGCGTTCGCCGATGAGCAGTACTGGAAAGATCGCATCGCCGAGGTCGGCGGGGACAACGCGAAGCTGAATTCGTTCAGCGCCAACGGTGATCAGGTGCGGGTCGAGTTGGTGCAGGCCATCGCCGCCGAGCTGCTGCCGCCCGCGATCACCGCGGTGCGCCCCGGCGATCTGATCATCCCGCGGGTGGAAAGCTGGACCGGCGATTCGGCGACTTTCGAGGCGACCGTCGAAGGCGCCCCCGCCCAGGTGCGCGGCACCGTCGCCCTGACCGATGCAGGCACGGGTTCGACCGCGACCGTGCAGGGCGATATCGAGGTGAAGGTTCCGCTGTTCGGCGGCAAGATCGAGAAGGCCATCCAGGAGCGCCTGACCGAGCTGCTGCAGTCCGAGGAAGAGTTCACCAACACCTGGATCGCCTCGCACCGATAGTCGCGCTGCGGCCGGAACCATCAGCTGATCTGTGGTCCCGGCCAAAGTTCGGCCGCGCCCGCTGTGAGATGCGCGCCGAGCGATGGGCCAGCAATCGATCCCGGTAACGTGTGCGGGCATGGCACGTCGATTGGACTACTCCGCTCGGTACCCGCTGCACACCACCAAAGAGCTCTACGAGGCGCTCTCGACTCGTGAGTATTGGGAAGCGCGGGTCGCGGAAATGCGGAAGTACACGCCGGGTAACGAGGTCGTCAGCCTCGACGTGAGCGACTCGGGCATCGAGGTCGTGCTGCACCACACGCTGCCGCGGGAGATGCTGCCCGAGATCGCGCAGGCCGTGATGCGCAAGGACATGATCATCACCCGCAAGGAGAGCTGGGGCCCGTTCGACGGCGCGGAAACCGTCGGCAAGTTCTCGGCGTCCATCCCGGCCGGCCCCGGTAGCCTCGGCGGCGGAGTTCGCCTGTTCCCCACCGAAACCGGCTGCACCATGCGCTTCTCGCCGGAGGCGAAGGTGTTCATTCCGATGGTCGGTCCGCGGCTGGAGCAGTTGATGCTGGTGAACCTGGTCGACCTGTTCCGCGCCGAAGCCGAAGAGACGGTGAAGTGGCTGGAAGCTCGCAACCCCACCAGCTGAGCAAGCCACTCGGGAACATCACCCGGGGCACCACCGGGGTCAATCGGTTGCGGCGTAGCGATCGATGGCTGGTTCACGACGAGCTGGTCACCGCGCGGCTGCTGGCCGCCGCGGATCCGCTGGTGGTGGATCTCGGTTACGGGGCCAGTCCGTGGACGACACTCGAGCTGGCGGCCCGGCTGCGCACGGTGCGCCCGGATGTCCGGGTCGTCGGGCTGGAGATCGATCCGGACCGGGTCGTGCCCGGTCGCGACGGCGTGACTTTCGCGCGCGGCGGCTTCGAATTGGCCGGGCTGCGACCGGTTTTGGTGCGCGCGTTCAACGTGCTGCGGCAATACCCGGAGGCGGCGGTGCCCGACGCCTGGGCGCGGATTCTGTCCGGGCTGGCGCCGGACGGGCTGCTGGTCGACGGAACCTGCGATGAGCTGGGCCGCCGCTGCGCCTGGGTGCTGCTGGACCGTTCCGGCCCGCGGTCGCTGACCTTGGCTTGGGATCCGTTCACGGTGGACAAGCCGTCCGATATCGCCGAGCGACTACCGAAAGCGTTGATACACCGCAACATTCCCGGTGAACCGGTGCACGCGCTGCTCACCGCGGCGGACCGGGCCTGGGCGCGGGCGGCGCCGCTGGCGCCGTTCGGTCCGCGCGTGCGCTGGCGGCAAGCGTCGAAGTACTTGCGGGAGGACGGTTTTCCGATCCGGGAGTATCGGCGGCGGATGCGCGATTGCGTGCTGTCGGTGCCGTGGTCGACGGTGGCGCCGAAAGACACCGCGGCAGTTTAGGTTCGCCGGAGCAGCGAGCGGACCCGCCCCGACAGTGCGGCTACCGGCAGGAACGAGCGCGGCTCGAAGGGCTGCCGCCAGAGGCCGCTGTGCGCCGCGCCCAGCGCGAACAAGCCCTCGGGGTTGACCTCGGCGTCCTCCGGCGGGGCCGTGAGGTCGGCAACGAGTTTCGCGGCGAGCAGGGTGCGGGCGGTTTCGGCTTCGAAGATTTCGATGCCGAACCGGTGGGCGCTGCGGTAGGCGGCGGCCAACCGGGGTTGCGCGGCGAGGTTGCGGGTCCAGATGAGGGGCGCGACATTGCAGGAGACGGCACGGCCGGAGCTGTGCGCGAGCACGCCGCGCCAGCGCTGGATACGTTGTGCCAGGACGTGATTCGGGCCCTGGGCGGGCATCATCGCGTCGGCGACGCTCCAGAGTTCGCCAGCCTCGTCGGTCAGGCGGACGCCGTAGTTCGGCTGGTAGAGCGCCGATCTGGTGAGCAGGCGCAGCAGGTCCTGGCCGAGGCGGCGGGCGCCGCGGGCGTGCAGGCGCTGATGTGCGTCGGCGACAACCGATTCCGGCACGGCGTAGCAGTCGGTCGGCGAACCGAGGACAGCCAGTGCGGCGTCGGGCCGGAAGTCGAGCAGGTCCTCGGCGAGCACATCGATGGCGGCGGCCAGCCGGACCCCGCCGGGTCCGAACCGGTTCGCGTAGCCGCCGAACACCGGACGCGCCCCGTCCGCGTCCGGCGCGAGATGGCCACGCAGCCAATGCATCAGCGCGGGGAACTGGGTGGTGATATCGGCGCCGGGCCCGCCGCTGAACGGACGCGGGCCCGGGGTGATCGGGTAGCGCAACACCCCGGCGCCGGCGCGCGCCAGCTCCTCGAGCTCTTTCCACCGCGCGGGTCCGGGGCGGGCGATGGCGAGAATATCCGCGCCCCAGCGCAACAGCGGGCGCACCGGGGCCAGTTCGCCCGCGCCCGCCACCACGACACGAAACCCGGGCAGCGACAACCACTCCGGGTGATCGATCACCCGCTCGACCGCCGCCGCGAAGCCCGGTTCGATGATGCCGCGGTGCCGCCAGTCGGTGAGCTGACTACGCAAGCTCTCCTCGGCGAGGATCGCCCCCTGATACGGAACCTCCAGCCGAGCAGGCGGTTTCGCGCTGCCGTCGATGCGGCCGGTGTCCAGGGGTTCGGGCTGCTGGACCGCGCTGACATCGAAACTGTCCAGCGGTGCGACGACGTACTCGGTGACGAACTGGAGCAGGCCGCGGGCCGAGGTCAGGCCGTCGGCGGCGATTCCGGCAGCGTGCGCCGGTGAGCAGGTGCCGAGCGCGGTCATGGACCGGAAGATGGTGCGGTAGCGGCGGTCCCAATCACGGCAGGATTCCACCGATTGCGCGAGGTCGGCGTCGTGTGCGCGGACCGCGTCGGCGACCACCGCGGTGGCGAACATGTCGCCCACCCGCTCGGGCGCGCCGGACGGAAAAACGAGATCCCACCTGCCCTGGCCCATCGTCCCCATGATCAATCACCCTGCCACGATCGAGCGTCCGGCGCACCAGGATGACGGCCCTGTCCGATAGCCGCTCACAATCGGGTCAGGGCGCGATGGATACGGCCGGCGGCCCGGGGTGGCAGCCGCACACTGGCGGAATGGATTTCGTCGCGGCCGCAGCGGTCGATGGCGACCGCGTCGCCGATCACCTCGTCGAGCGCGGTCTGGCCGATATCGGCCTCGGCCAGATCCAGCACCGTGCGCACCGGGGTGGTCACCAGGAACGGCCCGGCCGATTCCACGTCGGCGCCGACCAGGGAACGGCGCAGGACCACCAGGCGCGGTGTCACCGGCGGGCGGCCCGCGCCGACGGACAGGTGCAGGAACCGGGGGCGCAGGCTGCCGATTCCGTGCAATTCCGCGGCGCTCTGATGGGAAACGGCGGCGGCGCCGTCGAACCAGGCTGCCCACATTGCGTACTCGTCGAGCGGTCCATCCGGCCATTCGGCTAGTCGGAGCAGGCCGACCCCGGCACGGACCACCGTGCCGTCGCCGAGTCCGGCACGGACCCGTGTCTCACATCCGGTGCGCAGCACCTGCCGGGTCGTGAAGAAGCCGGCGTGCCTCGCGGCCAGTCGCCGCAAGACACGCCACCCATGATCCACGGATTCGGGTGCGCGGCCCCCCGCATCGCCAGCCATGGCAATCAGGCTACGCTCGAATCTTGTGTCACATATCACAATCGAGGGCGCGTTCACCGTCCTGACCGGCACCGCCTGTAGTCATCTCCTCAGCGCGCCCACAGAGCCGACACAAAATCGTCGGGAAGAATCGGGCGCATGAACACAGCCCCACCTCCCTCTCGGGTCAGCCGGCGCACCCTGACGATCGCGCTCGCCGTGGTCGTCGCGCTCCTCGCGGCGCTCCTGATCGGCGGCGAGGCCTACGCCCGCCACCGGGTCGCCTCCTGCATCTCCGCGCAGTTCGAGCAGGAGATGGGCTCGAAGATCGACGTGGGGTTCGGCGTGAAGCCGCTGCTGATCACCTACCTGGACGGCAAGGTCGGCCGGGTCACCGTCGACAGTGACGACACCAAGTTCGGCCCCGCGGTCGGCATGGTGGTGCACGCCAAGTTCGACGACCTCGAGGTGGTCGACGAAGGGCGCGGCGGCGGTACTATCGGCAGCTCCTCGGCCGACGTCGACTGGAGCAACGCGGGTATCAAGGAAACCCTCGCGGGCCTGGTCACCGGCGTCACCTCGTCGAAGTCGAGCGGCATGCTCACCCTGAAGGTGCTGGGCGGACTGGCCGAACTCCAGGTCAAGCCGGTGGTGACCAACGGTGTGGTGCAAGTGGAGACGCAGTCGGCCGCGCTGCTCGGCATCGGCCTGCCCACCGACCTGGTGCAGGGCATCGTGGACGTGATCTCCAAGAGCCTGCAGAGCTACCCGTTCGACATGAAGCCGACCTCGATCAGCGTGACCGACGACGGGATCGCCGTAAAGCTGTCGGGTGGCCGCTCGGAATTGCCCGCCTCGCAGGGCAATACCAGCGTCAGCTGCTGATCCGGAACCGCAGCGGAACCCGACCGCGCGGCGCACACTACGCAGCATGACCTTCGACGCGCTGTGGGATTCGATCCTCGAAGTCGGTCGTGAGCCGGCTACCGGTGGATACCGCCGATTCGCCTGGAGCGACGCGGATCTGACCCTGCGCGAATGGTTCATCGGGTGTGCCGGAGAGCGCGGGATGTCCGTCGAGGAGGACCGCAACGGGAATCTGTGGGCCTGGTGGCTGCCCGCGGGGTGGCAGGGCGATCCGGTGGACGCGTTCGTGACCGGATCGCATCTGGATTCGGTGCCCGACGGCGGGGCCTACGACGGGCCGCTGGGCGTGGTGTCCGCCTTCGCCGCGATCGATCTGGTGCGCGCCCAGGGTATCGAGCCGCATCGCCCGGTCGCGGTCGTGGCATTTTCCGACGAGGAAGGCGCACGTTTCGGAGTCGCTTGTGTGGGTTCACAACTCACCACCGGTGCGCTGAAACCCGAACGGGCACTGGCCCTGCGGGACGCGGACGGCATCACCCTGGCCGAAGCGCTGACCCGCGCGGGCCGCAATCCCCGGCACCTCGGCGCCGACCCGACGCTGTCCGACCGGGTCGGCGTCTACGTCGAACTGCATGTCGAGCAAGGCCGGGCCCTGGATCTGGTGGACCAGCCGCTGGCAGTCGCCTCCGCCATCTGGCCGCACGGCCGCTGGCTGTTCACTTTCACCGGCGAAGCCAATCACGCGGGCGCCACCAGGCTGATCGATCGCCGCGACCCCATGCTCGCCTACGCCTCCACGGTGCACACCGCCCGCCAGGCTGCCGAATTACATGCCGCCGTCGCCACTTTCGGCAAACTCCGCGTCCTGCCCAACGGGGCCAACGCGATCCCCTCCGAGATCCTGGCCTGGCTCGATGCCCGCGCCACCGACGAACCCACCCTCACCCGCCTCGTCGAGCAGATCACCTCCGAAGCCCACAAGCATGCCGCTGGCGACCGCATCGAGCTCCGCGTCGAAGCCGAATCCATCACCCCGATAGTCGAATTCCCCGCCGCGCCGCGCGCCCGCATCAACCGCGCGCTCGGACATCTCGGCGACATCCCCGTCCTGCCCACCGCCGCGGGCCACGACGCGGGCATCCTCTCCGCCCAGGTCCCGACCGCGATGCTGTTCGTGCGCAACCCCACCGGCATCTCGCACTCCCCCGCCGAATACGCCCGCCCGGAAGACTGCCGCGCCGGCGCCGAGGCGCTCGCTGCCGTGCTGACCGACTGGATCACCGTTCCCTGAGTCAGGCGGGAAAACCGTCCAATACCGCGCGCGACTTGGACAGGCCCAGACGAGTCGCACCGGCGGCGATCAGGTCCGCGGCGGCTTCCGAGGTGCGGATACCGCCGCTGGCTTTGACCCCGAGGCGGCCGCCGACAGCCTCGGCCATCAGCTGCACGGCGTGCACGCTGGCCCCACCCGCGGGGTGAAAACCGGTGGAGGTCTTCACGAAATCGGCGCCTGCCTGTTCGGCGGCGCGGCAGGCCTGCACGATCGCCTCGTCCGGGAGGGCCGCCGATTCGATGATCACCTTCAACACGGCGCGGTCGGCGGTGGCTTCGCGGACCGTGATGATGTCGGCGAGGACGGCGTTGAAATCACCGGAGACGGCCGCGCCCACGTCGATGACCATGTCCACCTCGGCGGCGCCCTGATCGACGGCGAACCTGGCCTCGGCGCCCTTGATCAGCGAATGATGTTTGCCCGAGGGGAAACCCGCGACGGTCGCGACCACCAGGCCGGTGGCGCGCACCGGCAGCATCGACGGCGACACGCAGATCGCGTACACACCGAGCTGGCGCGCCTCCTCCACCAGCGCCGCGACGTCGGCGGCAGTCGCCTCTGGAGCGAGCAGGGTGTGATCGATCATCGCGGCCACGTCGGCCCGGGTCAGTGCGGAGGAATCGGCCATGGGGTCAGAGTCTCGCACAAGGCCGGCGCGCGGGACGGACGGAGCGTTGCCGGCCGGGCGGTTGCGTGAATTCCGTTGCGGGCGTGCGGTGGCTTCCCGCACACTCTTAGGGTCGCCTGTAGAGCGTGTGCGGTTGATCCAACTGGTTCGGAGGTTACGACACGTGCTGATCCGTCGCGAACGCGCCGACGATGTCATCCAGATTGCCGCCGTGCATCGCAGCGCATTCGGACCGCAGTACACCAACGGTGACGCGGTCGCGTTTCAAGACGATCCAGAGGCCGCCGAACGCGGCGGCAGCGCCATGGCCGAGCCGCCGGAGGTGGAGCTGGTCACCCGGCTGCGCAGTGATTCCGGCTGGATCCCGACGCTGTCGCTGGTCCTCGTCGAACACGACACGGTGATCGGCCACGTCTGCCTGACCCGCGCGACCGTCGGCCCCTACCCGGTGCTCGCGCTCGGCCCGATCGGCGTCCGCGTCGAACACCAGGGCGCCGGTGCCGGCGCGGCCCTGATGCACGCCGCCCTCGGCGCCGCCGACGCCCTCGACGAGCCGCTCGTCGGCCTGCTCGGCAGCCGCGAGTACTACCCCCAATTCGGCTTCGTCCCCGCCGCGCGCCTCGGCATCGCACCCAGCGAACCCAGCTGGACCTCGCACTTCCAGATCCGCGCCCTCACCGCCTACGAACCGCAGATCAGCGGCGAATTCCGCTACGCCGAACCGTTTTACAAGCTGTAGCCGAAGCGCGGGCCGCGGCGCCCGCACCCAGCCCGGGGCGCACCTGGATCCCGGCGTGCGCCGGGATGACGGGGTTGCGGGAGAATGGCCGGATGAGTTCGTCCGACGACCGCCGCTATGTGCTGACCCTGGGCTGCCCCGACAAACCGGGCATCATCGCCAGGATCACCTCGTTCATCGCCGAGTTCGGCGGCTCGATCGTGGAGGCCGGCTACCACTCCGACACCGACAGCGGCTGGTTCTTCACCCGTCAGGCGATCAAAACGTCGACGGTGCCGTTCGACCTGGCGGAACTACGCGACCGCTTCGCCGGAGTCGCCGCGGAGCTGGGGCCGGATACCGAGTGGGACCTGCTGGACTCGGGCGCCAAGCGCCGCATCGTCCTGCTGGTCAGCAAGGACGGCCACTGCCTGCACGACCTGCTCGGCCGCGCCACCAGCGGCGAGCTACCCGCGACCATCGAGGCCGTCATCGGTAACCATCCCGACCTCGCGACCATGACCGAGGCGCACGGCATCCAGTTCCACCACGTCGAATTCCCGAAGGACCCCGCCGAACGCGGCCCCGCCTTCGACGAAGTCCGCAAGCTCGTCGACTCCCACGACCCGCACGCCGTCGTCCTGGCCCGTTTCATGCAGGTCCTCCCGGCCGAGCTGTGCGAACACTGGGCCGGCAAGGCCATCAACATCCACCACAGCTTCCTGCCCTCCTTCGTCGGCGCCCGCCCGTATCACCAGGCCTTCGCCCGCGGCGTCAAACTCATCGGCGCGACCTGCCACTACGTCACCGCCGAACTCGACGCGGGCCCGATCATCGAACAGGACGTCTCCCGCATCGATCACGCCGACGACGTCCGCGACATGGTCCGTCAGGGTCGTGACATCGAGCGCGTCGTCCTGGCCCGCGGCCTCCGCTGGCACCTCGAGGGCCGAGTCCTGGTCCACGGCCGCCGCACCGTCGTCTTCAACTGACCGGTCCCGCACCGCGTCTCAGTTGGGCGGCCCGACGGTCAGCACCACGTGCACCGTGCGGTCCCCGCGGGGGCCGGTAAC
Coding sequences within:
- a CDS encoding UDP-N-acetylmuramate dehydrogenase — translated: MRESVRLADLTTLRVGGPATVAECASTEALVATVRALDSKGIPVLLIAGGSNLLISDDGFDGVVVKVATTGVELGADGVIAEAGANWDGVVAQTIDAGFGGLECLSGIPGSAGATPVQNVGAYGVEVASLLRRVELLDRASGATRWAEPAELGFGYRTSKLKHSDDAVVLRVEFALDPSGTSAPLRYGELATTLAVTDGGTRPAAQVRAVVLRLRAGKGMVLDPADHDTWSAGSFFTNPVVPHARVDEIRALITAHVGDVTIPTYPAPDGVKFSAGWLIERAGFGKGFPGPEAPARLSTKHTLAVTNRGAATAGELVALARKVREGVEARFGIHLEPEPVTVGLTL
- a CDS encoding DUF2505 domain-containing protein, with amino-acid sequence MATPLAYTARYSHPAAAVRAAFADEQYWKDRIAEVGGDNAKLNSFSANGDQVRVELVQAIAAELLPPAITAVRPGDLIIPRVESWTGDSATFEATVEGAPAQVRGTVALTDAGTGSTATVQGDIEVKVPLFGGKIEKAIQERLTELLQSEEEFTNTWIASHR
- a CDS encoding DUF2505 domain-containing protein, whose protein sequence is MARRLDYSARYPLHTTKELYEALSTREYWEARVAEMRKYTPGNEVVSLDVSDSGIEVVLHHTLPREMLPEIAQAVMRKDMIITRKESWGPFDGAETVGKFSASIPAGPGSLGGGVRLFPTETGCTMRFSPEAKVFIPMVGPRLEQLMLVNLVDLFRAEAEETVKWLEARNPTS
- a CDS encoding class I SAM-dependent methyltransferase; protein product: MAGSSQPHQLSKPLGNITRGTTGVNRLRRSDRWLVHDELVTARLLAAADPLVVDLGYGASPWTTLELAARLRTVRPDVRVVGLEIDPDRVVPGRDGVTFARGGFELAGLRPVLVRAFNVLRQYPEAAVPDAWARILSGLAPDGLLVDGTCDELGRRCAWVLLDRSGPRSLTLAWDPFTVDKPSDIAERLPKALIHRNIPGEPVHALLTAADRAWARAAPLAPFGPRVRWRQASKYLREDGFPIREYRRRMRDCVLSVPWSTVAPKDTAAV
- a CDS encoding DUF2993 domain-containing protein, producing the protein MNTAPPPSRVSRRTLTIALAVVVALLAALLIGGEAYARHRVASCISAQFEQEMGSKIDVGFGVKPLLITYLDGKVGRVTVDSDDTKFGPAVGMVVHAKFDDLEVVDEGRGGGTIGSSSADVDWSNAGIKETLAGLVTGVTSSKSSGMLTLKVLGGLAELQVKPVVTNGVVQVETQSAALLGIGLPTDLVQGIVDVISKSLQSYPFDMKPTSISVTDDGIAVKLSGGRSELPASQGNTSVSC
- a CDS encoding allantoate amidohydrolase, which produces MTFDALWDSILEVGREPATGGYRRFAWSDADLTLREWFIGCAGERGMSVEEDRNGNLWAWWLPAGWQGDPVDAFVTGSHLDSVPDGGAYDGPLGVVSAFAAIDLVRAQGIEPHRPVAVVAFSDEEGARFGVACVGSQLTTGALKPERALALRDADGITLAEALTRAGRNPRHLGADPTLSDRVGVYVELHVEQGRALDLVDQPLAVASAIWPHGRWLFTFTGEANHAGATRLIDRRDPMLAYASTVHTARQAAELHAAVATFGKLRVLPNGANAIPSEILAWLDARATDEPTLTRLVEQITSEAHKHAAGDRIELRVEAESITPIVEFPAAPRARINRALGHLGDIPVLPTAAGHDAGILSAQVPTAMLFVRNPTGISHSPAEYARPEDCRAGAEALAAVLTDWITVP
- the deoC gene encoding deoxyribose-phosphate aldolase — encoded protein: MADSSALTRADVAAMIDHTLLAPEATAADVAALVEEARQLGVYAICVSPSMLPVRATGLVVATVAGFPSGKHHSLIKGAEARFAVDQGAAEVDMVIDVGAAVSGDFNAVLADIITVREATADRAVLKVIIESAALPDEAIVQACRAAEQAGADFVKTSTGFHPAGGASVHAVQLMAEAVGGRLGVKASGGIRTSEAAADLIAAGATRLGLSKSRAVLDGFPA
- a CDS encoding GNAT family N-acetyltransferase, producing MLIRRERADDVIQIAAVHRSAFGPQYTNGDAVAFQDDPEAAERGGSAMAEPPEVELVTRLRSDSGWIPTLSLVLVEHDTVIGHVCLTRATVGPYPVLALGPIGVRVEHQGAGAGAALMHAALGAADALDEPLVGLLGSREYYPQFGFVPAARLGIAPSEPSWTSHFQIRALTAYEPQISGEFRYAEPFYKL
- the purU gene encoding formyltetrahydrofolate deformylase, with protein sequence MSSSDDRRYVLTLGCPDKPGIIARITSFIAEFGGSIVEAGYHSDTDSGWFFTRQAIKTSTVPFDLAELRDRFAGVAAELGPDTEWDLLDSGAKRRIVLLVSKDGHCLHDLLGRATSGELPATIEAVIGNHPDLATMTEAHGIQFHHVEFPKDPAERGPAFDEVRKLVDSHDPHAVVLARFMQVLPAELCEHWAGKAINIHHSFLPSFVGARPYHQAFARGVKLIGATCHYVTAELDAGPIIEQDVSRIDHADDVRDMVRQGRDIERVVLARGLRWHLEGRVLVHGRRTVVFN